Proteins found in one Zea mays cultivar B73 chromosome 1, Zm-B73-REFERENCE-NAM-5.0, whole genome shotgun sequence genomic segment:
- the LOC100285348 gene encoding mini zinc finger 3, translated as MMKRMVILRRCHPPPPLSVLFGRCRSAGVRYGECRRNHAASMGGHAVDGCREFLAEGEEGTAAALRCAACGCHRSFHRRMVQRCCPCDGADAADVALAAAAARWDDCSPESSASSTTPS; from the coding sequence ATGATGAAGAGGATGGTGATCCTGAGGCGGTGCCACCCGCCGCCGCCTCTGTCTGTGCTCTTCGGCCGGTGCCGCAGCGCCGGCGTGCGCTACGGGGAGTGCCGCCGGAACCACGCGGCGAGCATGGGCGGCCACGCCGTGGACGGGTGCCGCGAGTTCCTGGCCGAGGGGGAGGAGGGCACCGCCGCCGCGCTGCGCTGCGCGGCGTGCGGGTGCCACCGCAGCTTCCACCGCCGCATGGTGCAGCGCTGCTGCCCCTGCGACGGCGCTGATGCCGCCGACGTCGCtttagccgccgccgccgcccggtgGGACGACTGCTCGCCGGAGTCCTCGGCGTCCAGCACCACGCCCAGCTAG